Below is a window of Cytobacillus firmus DNA.
CAGGCTTTGTTCCGCCGGATGCAGTATCCCCTTTAATGCCTGGTTCTGTTTCCGTTACTGTAAGCTCAACAGAGTTAGGAAGCTCGATTCCAAGAGACTCTCCCTGATAAAGCATAATAGCAACTTCCATGTTTTCTTTTAAAAACTTTAATTCATACTCAATTGCTGACGCAGGCAGCTCGATTTGCTCATAAGACTCATTGTCCATGAAAACATGCTGATCTCCATTTGCATAAAGGTACTGCATTTTACGGTTATCGATCTGAGCTTTCCCTACTTTTTCACCTGCACGGAAGGTTTTTTCCTGAATCGCGCCCGTGCGAAGGTTGCGTAATTTGGAACGTACAAAAGCCGCTCCTTTTCCTGGTTTAACGTGCTGGAAATCCATTACGCGCCAAATTCCGTTATCAACTTCAATCGTCAATCCCGTACGAAAATCGTTTACTGAAATCATAAGTTTGTCCTCCTAATGTGTACAATTAAAGAATAATCAATTCTTTAGTAGAATGAGTAAGCGTTTCATTATGATCATTTGTTATGACTGTATCATCCTCAATGCGGACACCGCCAAGTCCCGGTATGTAAATGCCAGGCTCCACCGTCACAATCATTCCGGGTTCAAGGATAACATCAGACTTAAATGATAATGCAGGACCTTCATGCACTTCAAGGCCGATCCCGTGTCCGGTAGAATGGCCAAAATATTCGCCATAGCCTTTACCTGCAATATAATCACGAGTTAAGGCATCTGCCTCTTTGCCGCTCATTCCAGGTTTGATGCCTTCCATTCCCCGCTCCTGGGCTTCCTGCACAATTGTATAAATTTCTTTCAGCTTATCTTCCGGTTCCCCAACAGCAACTGTGCGGGTAATATCTGAAACATACCCCTTATAATAAGCGCCGAAGTCCAAAGTGACAAAATCGCCTTTTTCAATAACCTTATCACTGGCAACTCCATGCGGAAGAGCAGAACGGTACCCGGATGCTACGATAATGTCAAACGAAGATGAATCTGCACCCGCTTTTCTCATAAAGAACTCTAATTCATTCGATACTTCCAGTTCCGTAATACCTGGCCGAATGACATCAAGAATATGTTTAAACGCAGCATCTGCAATGTCTGCCGCCACCTTTATTATCTTAATCTCTGAATCGGTCTTTATCAAGCGTAACTTTTCAATAGTGTCAGAAACAGGGACAAGCTCGGCGTTAACAGCTTTTTCATAGGCTTTATAGGATGAAAAGGTTACATGATTCTCTTCAAAACCAAGCTTTTTAATCCCAAGCTGTTCTGCCTGTGTAGCGACTTCTTCCGGAATTGCACCAGTATGTTTTACAATTTCATACCCTTCACATTGTTTGGCAGCCTGTTCCGTGTAGCGGAAATCGGTTATAAAGAGCGCTTTATCCGCACTGATTAAAACCACGCCCGATGAACCGGTAAAACCAGTCATATAACGGCGATTGTAATTGCTGGTAATCAGCATCCCATCAATCCCTGACTCTGTAAAGCGTGCACGTAATTTTTGTATTTTCTCCATATTATCCTCTCCCCTTGACAAAATCCATTAATGCATAAAATGCCAGTTCATACCCTTTAAATCCAAGGCCGACTATCTGGCCCATTGCAGCGGGTGCAATGACAGAAATATGCCTGAATTCTTCCCTGGCATGAACATTTGAAATATGTACTTCGATCACAGGAACCTGTATTCCTGCAACAGCATCCCTTATTGCGTAGCTATAATGAGTAAATGCCCCGGGATTGAAAATTATACCCTGTGTGCCATCTTCATTGGCAAGGTGTAGCCTGTCAATGAGTTCACCTTCGTGATTTGACTGAAAACAGATTACTTCTGTCTCATATGAAGCACCCAATGCTTTCATATTTTGCTCAAGCTGACCCAGTGTTTCTTTTCCATAAACACCTGGTTCCCTTTTGCCTAGCAGGTTTAAATTCGGCCCATTTAACAGGAGTATTTTCCCCATATTCAACCCCCTTTTTTAACAATTGCTTACAGGCTTCTCCTTCTATTTAACATCCTGATGAAAGCACTGAAAAAGAATGCCCACTTAAGAACATTCTATCATAAAGCAAAATTTCATACAGTTCTGATGTATAGCGCTTTTCTCATTATTTTTCATTATTCCATGCTAGAAAATTTACCGTTCGTCATTTTGCTTTAATCTGCAAATAAGAAGTCTGACTCTAATCCACTAAATTAAATCCGGATCTGTGCGGGCCTTTTTTTCATCTTCGGTTTTGCCTCTGAGTTCTTGAGCTTCATATGAAATGGAATACCCTACAAATACGCCAAATAAAATATAGAAACAAAGTGATGTAATAATTGTATTTCGCTCAAGATCCCAAAACGGGCTGATTCCAGGGAAGATTGGATTGAGAACAAAAAACACCAGTAAAAAAAGGGCAACTCCATAGCCTGCCCCCACGAAAATACTTTGAAATTTCCGCAGCGCTGCATAATAGATCAGGGCAGCTATAATAGATACTCCCCCTATTAGGAAAATTGAGATCAGTGTTCCAAGCCACCCCTCTTTCCAGGCTCCAATCGTCCAGGGCTCGAGAATGACATTAGGGCGAATTTCCGTGAAATTAAACACATAAGCAAGATAGGCCAGACCGCTCCAAAGAATGCCTCCAACCAGTCCGGTAATGACCACCATTGTCATAAAAGACATCGGTTTTTCCCTTTGATCCTGTTCCAAGCGCTCTTTTTCTTCTGCCACTTTGCGCCACCTCCTTTTCCTATTATGTCCACACACAATTATTCCATTGCATCCAATTTTAAATAAAAGCGGCCGGAATAATTTCTGCTGAAAAAACCGTTCATATTTTTTATATATTTTCCTGTGTTATAGAGGTTTTATGAGATTTTAAGTCGAATAAAATAATTAAGGATAAAGCTCTTTAATTTTGTGCTTTTCCGGTTATGCGAGTTCCGGGACTGGGGTGCACAGCATAAATTTAAGTATAAGCATTTTCGTGATTCTTTGGAAAACCTTACTAAGACTTATTAAAAGTTAATGTTCTTCTGTTTAAATTGTAAAGAAATAGGAAAATAAAAAAATGAAGAACAGCTTTCATAATTATTTCGATAAACTTTAGCTTATAGAGTTTAAAAGCTTATAAAATTGCTCATCATGCTTTTAGGGAGGTGGCTTTCTTGAAAAAACCATTTACATTTTATATTGTCTCCGGTCTTATTATTCTAGCTGTTATCGGAGTTGCCGTCAGCTTGATTTCAAATCCTGCCGGTTTTTTGCAGAGAATAGCTGTCATTGTCATCATTGGAGCTGTTGTATACTTTCTTTTTCAGCGCTTTAACAGATCTAATCCCTCAAAGCGAGAACAGCGAGCTTTTATAAAGGCAGCCAAAAAATCAAAAAGACGCTTTAATAATAAAGAATCTGGCACTGTTAATGGAAGAAAAGGATCTGTCGGTTCCATAACTTCTATAAAAAAGTCCAAGAAAAAGTCTTCTCCACATTTGACAGTCATAGAAGGCAAAAAAGGCAAAAAGAAAAATCGAGCCTCCCTTTAATCAGGGCTCGATTTTTTTATGTTTATATATTGTTTGACTTGAAAGCTCCTTAGCTTTCTAATTAGTAGCTCCATGAGGTAAAAAACTGCTCTGCACATTGCCTGCCGTGCTCTAGAAGGTCTTTTTTCTTCTGTTCAGTTATATTGAATTCCGCAGTCAGTACACCATCGGTTGGAATGAAAATAATATTTTGTGCATGCTTTCTCGAGATGTATCTTGCATCATGAGCGTCCTTCATCGTCTCAAAAAGCGCCGCATACATTTGTATGGCATTGTCGATTTTATTCGGGGGCCGTTGGCTTAAGTTATGACTTAACTTTATCCCGAGCACTGGCCTGGTTTTTTTCACATTTTCCTTATCAAAAAGCCACATCGGAAAATTGCTTAAAACCCCTCCATCCACAATCACACTTGTGCTGCTGAAGCCATTTAGCTTGACAGGCTCAAAAAAATACGGGAGGCTGCAGCTCATCCTGATAGCTTTTGCCACCGGAAATGAAGCTGGATCAATGCCATAATGCACAAGATCATCCGGAAGTACCATCAATCTTCCATTTGTCAGGTCTGACGCAATGACTCTCAGCGATTGAGGCGGCAGATCTGAAAATGTCCTAATTCCCCTATCGCCAAGTTTCTGAGCCATCCAGCTTTCCAGCTCAGATCCTTTATATAATCCCAAACGCCAATAGAGATTAATCCATTTTCCAACTGCAAAAGGGATAAATGTTTTTCTTTCATCAAGGAGCTTTTTTACTTCAAATTCATCGACGAGCTGATATATTTCCTCACTTGTATAATTAGCAGCTATTAACGCAGCCACAATGGATCCTGCACTGGTACCAGCAACCCGCTTGAAGCGAAATCCCCTTCTATGAACTGCTTCATATGCGCCGATTAAGGCAAATCCTTTGATGCCTCCTCCTGAAAAAACACCATCTATATACATGTAAGCCACTCCTGTCGATGTACTTGCTCATAGAGGAACCTTTACTTATACATCTTTAATCAGGAGCTTTTTAAAATAGTACGGCTGACAAGCAAAATTTCATAATTAAGTAAAATATTGCACTTCTGCTTCTGGAAAATATGAGTGTATATACTCCCTGATTGTATGTTCCAGATCCTTTGCTTCATCTGTCGGATAAACATACTTGCCTATACCGTATCTTCCCCACTTATATTTTCGCTTTTCTTCATCCATTTCAAGCTTTGTTTTCGGGTAGCGCTTTTCAATTACCTTTTTGGCCGGTTTCGTAAATCTGTGCTGGATCAATTCGAAAGTTAAGCCTTCCAGATTGATGCCATCAAGTTCTTTGCTTAACCTTTGAAAAAGTTCATGATAGCCTTCTCGCCAATCATCATGCATGTAAATAGGCGCCACGATAAATCCAAGCGGATAGCCGGCATTGGCTACTTTACGGGCAGCTTCAAGCCGTTCATCAAAAGAGGAAGTACCCGGCTCAAAGTTTTTTATTACATAGCGGGAATTGATGCTAAATCGGAACCGGGTTTTCCCATTATGTTTCGCATCCAGCAAATGATCGACATGATGATACTTTGTGACAAA
It encodes the following:
- the efp gene encoding elongation factor P — encoded protein: MISVNDFRTGLTIEVDNGIWRVMDFQHVKPGKGAAFVRSKLRNLRTGAIQEKTFRAGEKVGKAQIDNRKMQYLYANGDQHVFMDNESYEQIELPASAIEYELKFLKENMEVAIMLYQGESLGIELPNSVELTVTETEPGIKGDTASGGTKPATVETGLIVQVPFFVNEGDKLIINTTDGSYVSRA
- a CDS encoding M24 family metallopeptidase, with amino-acid sequence MEKIQKLRARFTESGIDGMLITSNYNRRYMTGFTGSSGVVLISADKALFITDFRYTEQAAKQCEGYEIVKHTGAIPEEVATQAEQLGIKKLGFEENHVTFSSYKAYEKAVNAELVPVSDTIEKLRLIKTDSEIKIIKVAADIADAAFKHILDVIRPGITELEVSNELEFFMRKAGADSSSFDIIVASGYRSALPHGVASDKVIEKGDFVTLDFGAYYKGYVSDITRTVAVGEPEDKLKEIYTIVQEAQERGMEGIKPGMSGKEADALTRDYIAGKGYGEYFGHSTGHGIGLEVHEGPALSFKSDVILEPGMIVTVEPGIYIPGLGGVRIEDDTVITNDHNETLTHSTKELIIL
- the aroQ gene encoding type II 3-dehydroquinate dehydratase yields the protein MGKILLLNGPNLNLLGKREPGVYGKETLGQLEQNMKALGASYETEVICFQSNHEGELIDRLHLANEDGTQGIIFNPGAFTHYSYAIRDAVAGIQVPVIEVHISNVHAREEFRHISVIAPAAMGQIVGLGFKGYELAFYALMDFVKGRG
- a CDS encoding YqhR family membrane protein; translation: MAEEKERLEQDQREKPMSFMTMVVITGLVGGILWSGLAYLAYVFNFTEIRPNVILEPWTIGAWKEGWLGTLISIFLIGGVSIIAALIYYAALRKFQSIFVGAGYGVALFLLVFFVLNPIFPGISPFWDLERNTIITSLCFYILFGVFVGYSISYEAQELRGKTEDEKKARTDPDLI
- a CDS encoding SA1362 family protein gives rise to the protein MAFLKKPFTFYIVSGLIILAVIGVAVSLISNPAGFLQRIAVIVIIGAVVYFLFQRFNRSNPSKREQRAFIKAAKKSKRRFNNKESGTVNGRKGSVGSITSIKKSKKKSSPHLTVIEGKKGKKKNRASL
- a CDS encoding patatin-like phospholipase family protein, whose translation is MYIDGVFSGGGIKGFALIGAYEAVHRRGFRFKRVAGTSAGSIVAALIAANYTSEEIYQLVDEFEVKKLLDERKTFIPFAVGKWINLYWRLGLYKGSELESWMAQKLGDRGIRTFSDLPPQSLRVIASDLTNGRLMVLPDDLVHYGIDPASFPVAKAIRMSCSLPYFFEPVKLNGFSSTSVIVDGGVLSNFPMWLFDKENVKKTRPVLGIKLSHNLSQRPPNKIDNAIQMYAALFETMKDAHDARYISRKHAQNIIFIPTDGVLTAEFNITEQKKKDLLEHGRQCAEQFFTSWSY
- the splB gene encoding spore photoproduct lyase, producing the protein MKPFIPQLVYIEPQALEYPLGRELKEKFEKMNIEIRETTSHNQVRNIPGDNELQKYRNAKSTLVVGIRRTLKFDTSKPSAEYAIPLATGCMGHCHYCYLQTTLGSKPYIRTYVNLEEIFDQASKYMEERKPELTRFEAACTSDIVGIDHLTHSLKKTIEFIGQTEYGQLRFVTKYHHVDHLLDAKHNGKTRFRFSINSRYVIKNFEPGTSSFDERLEAARKVANAGYPLGFIVAPIYMHDDWREGYHELFQRLSKELDGINLEGLTFELIQHRFTKPAKKVIEKRYPKTKLEMDEEKRKYKWGRYGIGKYVYPTDEAKDLEHTIREYIHSYFPEAEVQYFT